In one Chitinophaga sancti genomic region, the following are encoded:
- the bshC gene encoding bacillithiol biosynthesis cysteine-adding enzyme BshC, which yields MEQPVSNISYSQTGYFNQLVIDFLADHPHLRSFYKYSSLSPDFEAAIKAKKSHPQQRGVLVSALKEQYEGLQITDHVKNNINSLGEANTFTVTTAHQPNIFTGYLYFVYKILQAIKLAGQLQDKYPQYKFVPVYYMGSEDADLEELGHVYIGGKNINWATSQEGAVGRMQPEGFTELFATIESALGYGPHAAELMAMMKKAYLEHENIQEATLYLVNELFGCYGLVVLVPDSPALKRLYIPVMRDELLHQHSHKIVNETLTRLSQHYKVQANPREINLFYLTATARERIVQIGDTWKVLHMPVEFSRETLEKELQEHPERFSPNVILRGLFQETILPNIAFIGGGGEIAYWIELQDLFAHYKVPFPILLLRNSFLMADLASLARLEKLGLDMADLFRDAESLVNEFVQKHTNAALVLKDEYAAIEKLFDELSLKAEDIDITLVKSVESERSKAIKSIGKLEHKFLRAEKRKFAWQTDQIRVLKQRLFPANSLQERKENFMPWYIQQGPAFFDLILEHLEPVTDQFGIIYTD from the coding sequence ATGGAGCAACCTGTAAGCAATATATCGTATAGTCAGACGGGGTATTTCAATCAACTGGTAATAGACTTCCTCGCAGACCATCCGCATCTGCGTTCTTTTTACAAATATTCCTCCTTATCCCCTGATTTTGAAGCCGCTATTAAGGCTAAGAAATCGCATCCACAACAGCGTGGGGTATTAGTGTCTGCCCTGAAAGAACAGTATGAGGGCCTTCAGATCACAGATCATGTAAAGAATAATATCAACAGCTTAGGCGAGGCGAACACCTTTACGGTGACTACCGCCCACCAGCCTAATATCTTTACCGGTTACCTCTATTTTGTATACAAGATCCTGCAGGCCATCAAGCTTGCCGGTCAGTTACAGGATAAGTATCCGCAATATAAGTTCGTGCCTGTTTATTACATGGGTAGTGAGGATGCTGACCTTGAGGAGCTTGGCCATGTGTATATTGGCGGCAAGAACATCAACTGGGCTACTTCCCAGGAGGGAGCAGTAGGCCGTATGCAGCCAGAGGGCTTCACCGAACTTTTTGCCACCATCGAATCGGCGCTGGGTTACGGCCCGCATGCAGCTGAACTCATGGCCATGATGAAAAAGGCCTACCTGGAACATGAGAATATCCAGGAAGCCACCTTATACCTTGTAAATGAATTGTTTGGCTGTTACGGCCTGGTGGTATTGGTGCCTGATAGCCCGGCGCTGAAGCGTCTCTACATTCCTGTAATGAGAGACGAACTGCTGCACCAGCACTCCCACAAGATTGTAAATGAGACGCTTACGAGACTTTCTCAGCATTATAAAGTACAGGCGAATCCACGGGAGATCAACCTGTTCTACCTGACAGCAACAGCCCGTGAGCGTATTGTGCAGATCGGGGATACCTGGAAAGTGCTGCATATGCCGGTGGAGTTTAGCCGGGAAACGCTGGAAAAGGAATTGCAGGAGCACCCGGAGCGATTCAGTCCGAATGTGATATTAAGAGGCTTGTTCCAGGAGACGATTCTGCCGAACATCGCCTTTATTGGTGGAGGCGGGGAAATTGCGTACTGGATTGAGTTGCAGGATTTATTTGCGCATTACAAGGTGCCGTTTCCCATATTATTACTACGCAATTCTTTCCTGATGGCAGATCTTGCTTCGCTGGCCAGGTTGGAGAAACTGGGCCTGGATATGGCAGATCTGTTCCGGGATGCGGAGTCGCTGGTGAATGAGTTTGTGCAGAAGCATACAAATGCAGCGCTGGTGCTAAAAGATGAGTATGCGGCGATAGAGAAATTGTTTGATGAATTGTCGCTGAAGGCGGAAGATATTGATATTACTTTGGTAAAGTCGGTAGAATCAGAGCGGTCTAAAGCGATTAAGTCAATTGGGAAGCTGGAGCATAAGTTTTTGCGGGCGGAGAAAAGGAAGTTTGCATGGCAGACGGACCAGATCCGGGTGCTGAAGCAGCGATTGTTCCCGGCAAATAGTTTACAGGAGCGCAAAGAAAACTTCATGCCCTGGTATATTCAACAGGGGCCGGCTTTCTTTGATTTGATTTTGGAACACCTGGAACCGGTAACGGATCAATTTGGAATAATTTATACAGATTAA
- a CDS encoding efflux RND transporter permease subunit, whose protein sequence is MNISELSLKRPVLATVMNLLIILFGVIGYYFLAVRDYPAIDPPIITVTTSYTGANPDIMESQISEPLEKQINGIPGIRTISSNSSLGSSVITVEFNLGIDLEAAASDVRDKVSQATKNLPLDIDAPPVVTKADANSDPILILAVQSRTKSLMELSDYVDNVLQQQLQTIDQVSSVNIFGDKSYAMRLWLNEAKMDAYNVAYNDISTALKTENVQLPAGKVYGNNTELTINALGRLTTEKDFRDLILREDSTGIVRLGDVARVELGPQIEEQGWKYNGVNAVGLAIIPQPGANNIAIADEFKKRMEAIKASNKDDIEFSVLVDNTRNIRQSLAEVKETLIIAFALVVLVIFFFFRNWLIAIRPLIDIPISLIATFFVVYLAGFTINILTLLGIVLATGLVVDDGIVVTENIFRKLEQGMNIRTAALEGSKEIFFAVISTSLTLAVVFMPVIFLQGFVGRLFREFGVVLATAVLISAFVSLTITPVLNVYLNKKDAGHGKFYEKTEPFFQGMESGYKRWLEAFMKVRFLAVAIILVCAGMIWLILCNIQSEIAPLEDRSSIRMTVSLPEGTSYSYTQAVSDKIANYLYDSVPERAFVFARTPAGSVINSSQPRIGLVPPEERERSQSEIANDLNKKLKRFNDARIFTIQEQTIAVGSGSKTSLPIQFILQNQDLNKLKSTIPLFLEEARKDPTFANVDVDLKFTKPTLEVSFDRMKIKDLGLSTNDVIAAMQAAFSGGRLAYFIMNGYQYYVIAQLERTERNEPADISHIYVRNASGDKIPLDAVVKVVTSTSPATLYHFNRFKSATISASLAPGHTIGDGIEAMRAIGDRLLDPGFHTALSGSSRDYAESSSNIVFAFALALVLIYLVLAAQFESFIDPLTIMFTVPLALAGALLSLWIFGQTLNIFSEIGMIMLIGLVTKNGILIVEFTNQKRELGMSKHEAVVEAASQRLRPILMTSLATALGALPLAMSLGAASTSRVPLGIVVVGGIMFSLILTLFVIPALYTYVSGKHKAHIPGVAE, encoded by the coding sequence ATGAATATTTCAGAACTATCATTGAAGCGGCCTGTCCTTGCGACAGTGATGAACCTCCTGATTATACTGTTTGGGGTGATTGGCTATTATTTCCTGGCAGTGAGAGATTATCCTGCTATCGACCCCCCGATTATTACAGTCACGACTTCATATACCGGTGCCAACCCGGACATCATGGAAAGCCAGATCTCCGAACCGCTGGAAAAGCAGATCAACGGTATTCCCGGTATCCGTACCATTTCTTCTAATAGCTCCCTGGGCAGCAGCGTGATCACGGTAGAGTTCAATCTCGGTATTGACCTGGAAGCTGCTGCCAGTGATGTGCGTGATAAGGTAAGCCAGGCCACCAAGAACCTGCCGCTTGACATCGATGCGCCGCCGGTGGTCACCAAGGCCGATGCGAACAGTGACCCGATCCTGATCCTGGCAGTACAAAGCCGTACCAAATCGCTCATGGAACTGAGCGACTATGTCGATAACGTATTGCAGCAGCAATTGCAGACCATCGACCAGGTGAGCTCCGTAAACATCTTTGGCGATAAGAGTTATGCCATGCGCCTCTGGCTCAACGAAGCGAAGATGGATGCCTATAACGTAGCCTATAATGACATCAGCACTGCACTTAAAACTGAAAACGTTCAGTTGCCGGCAGGGAAGGTATATGGTAACAATACTGAACTAACGATTAATGCCCTTGGCCGCCTGACCACGGAGAAGGATTTCCGGGACCTGATCCTGCGCGAAGACAGTACAGGTATTGTACGCCTTGGCGATGTGGCGCGGGTAGAACTGGGTCCGCAGATTGAAGAACAGGGATGGAAATACAATGGTGTAAATGCAGTAGGGTTGGCAATCATTCCCCAGCCCGGCGCAAATAATATAGCCATTGCCGATGAGTTTAAGAAACGTATGGAGGCGATCAAAGCATCCAATAAGGACGATATTGAATTTAGTGTGCTGGTCGATAACACGCGGAACATCCGGCAGTCACTGGCAGAGGTAAAAGAGACCCTGATCATTGCATTTGCACTGGTGGTATTGGTGATCTTTTTCTTCTTCAGAAACTGGCTGATTGCAATAAGACCGCTGATTGATATCCCGATCTCCCTTATTGCTACATTCTTCGTCGTGTACCTGGCTGGATTTACGATCAATATATTAACCCTGCTGGGGATTGTACTGGCCACAGGCCTGGTGGTGGACGATGGGATTGTGGTCACGGAAAACATTTTCCGTAAACTGGAGCAGGGGATGAACATCCGCACAGCCGCGCTGGAAGGAAGCAAGGAGATCTTCTTTGCAGTGATCTCTACCTCGCTTACACTGGCAGTGGTGTTTATGCCGGTGATATTTTTACAGGGATTTGTGGGCAGGTTATTCCGTGAGTTTGGGGTGGTGCTGGCGACGGCAGTTTTGATCTCTGCATTTGTATCACTCACGATTACGCCTGTATTAAATGTGTACCTGAATAAAAAAGATGCAGGACACGGTAAGTTTTATGAAAAGACAGAGCCTTTCTTCCAGGGAATGGAAAGTGGTTACAAGCGCTGGCTGGAAGCTTTTATGAAAGTGCGTTTCCTGGCGGTCGCGATCATCCTGGTCTGCGCAGGTATGATATGGCTGATCTTATGTAATATACAAAGTGAGATTGCCCCCCTGGAAGATCGGAGCAGCATTCGTATGACGGTGAGCTTACCCGAAGGTACGAGCTATAGCTATACACAGGCAGTGAGTGATAAGATTGCAAATTACCTGTATGATTCAGTGCCTGAACGAGCCTTTGTATTTGCAAGAACACCTGCGGGTTCTGTGATCAATAGCTCACAACCACGTATCGGCCTGGTACCTCCTGAAGAAAGAGAACGTAGTCAGTCAGAGATAGCGAATGATCTGAATAAGAAGCTGAAACGCTTTAACGATGCGCGCATCTTTACGATCCAGGAGCAGACGATCGCTGTGGGTTCCGGCTCCAAGACCAGTTTGCCAATCCAGTTTATCCTACAGAACCAGGATTTAAATAAACTCAAAAGCACGATTCCTTTATTCCTCGAAGAGGCACGGAAAGATCCAACCTTTGCTAACGTAGACGTAGATCTGAAATTTACAAAACCTACACTGGAAGTTAGCTTTGATCGTATGAAGATCAAGGACCTGGGCCTTTCTACGAATGATGTGATTGCTGCTATGCAAGCGGCATTCAGCGGTGGACGGCTGGCCTACTTCATCATGAACGGCTACCAGTATTATGTGATTGCGCAATTGGAAAGAACAGAAAGAAATGAGCCTGCAGATATCAGTCATATCTATGTACGCAATGCGAGTGGTGATAAAATTCCTTTGGATGCAGTGGTGAAAGTGGTGACGAGTACAAGTCCGGCAACCTTGTATCACTTCAATCGCTTCAAGAGTGCAACGATCTCCGCTTCACTGGCGCCGGGGCATACGATTGGGGATGGTATCGAGGCGATGCGGGCAATAGGAGACCGGTTACTGGACCCTGGCTTCCATACGGCATTGTCAGGCTCCAGCCGTGACTATGCAGAGAGCTCTTCCAATATCGTATTTGCATTCGCGTTAGCACTGGTGTTGATTTACCTGGTACTGGCAGCACAGTTTGAAAGCTTTATCGATCCATTGACGATCATGTTTACAGTGCCGCTGGCATTGGCAGGGGCCTTGTTGAGTTTGTGGATCTTTGGCCAGACCTTAAATATCTTCTCCGAAATCGGTATGATCATGTTGATCGGATTGGTGACCAAGAACGGGATCCTGATCGTAGAGTTTACGAACCAGAAGCGGGAGCTGGGAATGAGTAAGCATGAAGCCGTGGTGGAAGCGGCTTCGCAGCGTTTACGCCCCATCCTGATGACATCGCTGGCAACAGCACTGGGTGCATTGCCACTGGCTATGAGCCTGGGAGCGGCGAGTACGAGCCGTGTACCATTGGGAATTGTGGTAGTAGGTGGTATCATGTTCTCACTGATCCTGACACTGTTCGTAATTCCGGCATTGTATACTTATGTGAGTGGTAAGCATAAGGCGCATATACCTGGTGTGGCAGAATAA
- a CDS encoding TolC family protein → MKRFIIYLTFFILPGWLHAQQLTLKDAVSIALNKNLGLQIAENNVKIAQTNNNYAVAGGMPVVSASGTDVEQLTSLEQKYANAANNKSSSNARSNQLTASIGATVPIYTGSRVANASKRLEVAESISNDYLKSRVAAITYNVMLKYYDIIRQESYAATLGRSIEVSRQKLDIVKAQQSVGVANNADLFQAQVDLNTQVQNLQAQQLVIDQAKTDLLTVLTLKQDSLIVIKDTIVVATDLQLAPILQSMEQHPDLMAAGKQVQVDQYLEKETAAYRYPSLTGNAGYNFNYTRNSDGFSLLNQNYGPYVGVGVNIPVFNGSVYKRRQEIAAINTSNDRLVRDTLGMNYTGNIVKSWQAYNNNLQQLQTAKDNYELSGKLLELVLQRFQLKQATIIDVKTAQQSFENAGYLLINVSFAAKSAEIRLKYYGNQLSQP, encoded by the coding sequence ATGAAAAGATTTATTATATACCTGACTTTCTTTATACTCCCAGGCTGGCTGCATGCGCAGCAGCTGACGCTGAAGGATGCGGTGAGTATTGCGCTGAATAAGAATCTGGGCCTTCAGATCGCGGAGAATAATGTAAAGATTGCGCAGACAAACAATAATTACGCGGTGGCAGGTGGTATGCCGGTCGTAAGTGCTTCAGGTACTGATGTGGAGCAGTTGACAAGCCTGGAACAGAAGTATGCGAATGCCGCTAACAATAAGAGTAGCAGTAATGCCCGTTCTAACCAGCTCACTGCCAGTATTGGCGCAACAGTGCCTATTTATACGGGTAGCAGGGTGGCCAATGCCAGCAAACGGTTAGAGGTGGCTGAGTCCATTAGCAATGATTATTTAAAGTCAAGAGTGGCGGCGATCACTTACAATGTGATGTTGAAGTACTACGACATCATCCGGCAGGAGAGTTATGCGGCTACCCTGGGGCGCTCCATTGAGGTATCCCGGCAGAAACTGGATATTGTAAAAGCACAGCAATCTGTGGGTGTGGCGAATAATGCGGATCTTTTTCAGGCACAGGTGGATCTGAATACCCAGGTGCAGAATTTGCAGGCGCAGCAACTGGTGATAGATCAGGCAAAGACGGATCTGCTGACCGTGCTGACTTTGAAGCAGGATTCGCTCATCGTTATCAAAGATACGATCGTCGTAGCTACAGATTTGCAGCTGGCGCCTATTTTACAATCTATGGAGCAGCACCCGGATCTGATGGCCGCAGGCAAACAGGTACAGGTAGATCAGTATTTGGAAAAAGAGACGGCGGCTTACCGCTATCCGTCTTTGACGGGGAATGCGGGGTATAATTTTAATTATACCAGGAATAGTGATGGGTTTTCATTGCTGAACCAGAACTATGGACCCTATGTAGGAGTGGGAGTGAATATCCCGGTTTTTAATGGGTCTGTGTATAAGCGGAGGCAGGAGATTGCGGCGATCAATACTTCTAACGATCGTTTGGTGAGGGATACGCTGGGAATGAATTATACGGGGAATATTGTGAAAAGCTGGCAGGCATATAATAATAATTTACAGCAGTTGCAGACGGCGAAGGATAATTATGAATTGTCCGGGAAATTGCTGGAACTGGTATTGCAGCGTTTTCAGCTGAAACAGGCAACGATTATTGATGTGAAGACGGCACAGCAGAGTTTTGAGAATGCGGGGTATTTATTGATAAATGTGAGTTTTGCGGCCAAATCAGCGGAGATCAGGTTGAAATATTATGGAAATCAGCTTAGTCAGCCCTGA
- a CDS encoding efflux RND transporter periplasmic adaptor subunit, with protein sequence MLLLSVACHNKKKTEDAKSQGNQPTIVDVIIADTRSVTNNVEANGTIVPNEFAELHPEISGRITYLNIPEGSIVEKGTLIARINDADLQAQLQKSKVLLDLYQKTEQRDRKLLDLNGINQADYDLALNNVHSTQADMAYTQAQIDKAAIRAPFTGIIGLRQVSIGAYATPNTLIATIQSPDKMRVDFLLPENYAHNIKKGGVVDVVSDANNGTRKQATVIAMEPQVSQTSRNVKVRALLSDGKGRPGAFVKVYFNAGAEAKAIMVPTNALIPNDKNNQVVLVKDGKAHLSTVQTGVREVNNVEITSGISVGDTVVVTGVLFARPDAPVKVRQVKTLEKLVAAQQ encoded by the coding sequence ATGTTGTTATTATCAGTCGCCTGCCATAATAAAAAGAAAACGGAAGATGCTAAATCACAGGGAAACCAACCTACTATCGTAGATGTCATCATTGCTGACACGCGTAGTGTCACTAACAACGTTGAAGCAAACGGTACCATCGTTCCCAACGAATTTGCAGAATTACACCCGGAAATCAGTGGCAGGATCACCTACCTCAACATTCCCGAAGGCAGCATTGTCGAAAAAGGCACCCTCATTGCCCGCATCAACGATGCCGACCTGCAGGCACAACTGCAAAAGTCCAAAGTCCTGCTGGACCTCTACCAGAAAACGGAACAACGCGACCGCAAACTCCTGGACCTCAACGGGATCAACCAGGCTGATTACGACCTGGCGCTGAACAACGTACACAGTACCCAGGCGGATATGGCATACACCCAGGCCCAGATTGACAAGGCCGCTATCCGTGCACCTTTTACAGGCATCATTGGTCTGCGACAGGTGAGTATCGGGGCTTATGCCACCCCCAATACCCTCATCGCCACTATCCAATCTCCCGACAAGATGCGGGTAGATTTCCTGTTACCAGAGAATTACGCCCATAATATAAAGAAAGGTGGTGTAGTAGACGTTGTGAGCGATGCGAACAACGGCACCCGCAAACAAGCCACTGTGATCGCCATGGAACCCCAGGTGAGCCAGACGAGCCGCAACGTAAAAGTGCGTGCCCTCCTTTCTGACGGCAAGGGGCGCCCAGGGGCATTCGTGAAAGTTTATTTCAATGCCGGTGCGGAGGCGAAAGCCATTATGGTGCCTACCAACGCCCTCATTCCAAACGATAAGAACAACCAGGTCGTGCTCGTCAAAGACGGTAAGGCCCACCTGTCTACCGTGCAAACCGGTGTACGGGAAGTCAATAACGTGGAGATCACCAGCGGGATCAGCGTCGGTGATACAGTGGTGGTGACCGGCGTACTCTTTGCCCGCCCCGATGCCCCTGTAAAGGTCAGACAAGTGAAGACACTGGAAAAACTCGTGGCTGCACAGCAATAA
- a CDS encoding glucose-1-phosphate adenylyltransferase translates to MSNAVISLILGGGSGTRLYPLTRKRSKPAVPVAGKYRLVDIPISNCLNADMNRIFVLTQFNSASLNKHIKNTYHFSHFSKAFVDILAAEQTPDNPTWYQGTADAVRQCLHHIENYEYDYVLILSGDQLYQMDFREMLQHHIESQAEVTIGTIPVTAKDASDFGILKTDDKGLITSFTEKPKQDVLAPWASPVSDEMHAAGREYLASMGIYIFSRNTLVELLKGQEAATDFGKEIIPYAINAALKVMSYQYTGYWTDIGNICSFWEANLALTDEIPQFNLFDEHQTIYSRARMLPPAKMSGSFNKTIIADGTIISDSTLERCVVGIRARIGKGSVITNSYIMGSDFYQTLEDLARAKAKGHPPMGIGDNCVINKAIIDKNVSIGNNVKINVGEVLPNGEYEQYTVKDGIVVIKNGMVIPDGFVI, encoded by the coding sequence ATGTCTAACGCAGTTATCTCCCTTATCTTAGGAGGCGGTTCCGGTACCCGCCTTTATCCGCTCACCCGCAAGCGCTCGAAACCCGCTGTGCCGGTAGCTGGTAAATATAGATTGGTGGATATTCCCATCTCCAATTGTTTGAATGCGGATATGAACCGCATTTTTGTGCTCACACAGTTTAACTCCGCTTCACTGAATAAGCATATTAAGAATACCTATCATTTCAGTCATTTCAGTAAAGCGTTTGTAGATATTCTGGCAGCTGAGCAGACCCCGGATAACCCTACCTGGTACCAGGGTACAGCAGATGCGGTACGCCAGTGCCTCCATCACATTGAGAACTATGAGTACGATTATGTACTCATCCTCTCCGGCGACCAGCTGTACCAGATGGATTTCAGGGAGATGCTGCAACATCATATTGAATCACAGGCAGAGGTAACCATCGGTACCATTCCGGTAACGGCGAAAGATGCCTCTGATTTTGGGATTCTGAAAACAGACGATAAAGGCCTCATTACTTCATTTACAGAAAAGCCAAAGCAGGATGTACTGGCACCATGGGCCAGCCCGGTGAGTGACGAAATGCATGCCGCAGGAAGAGAATACCTGGCAAGTATGGGTATTTATATCTTTAGCAGGAATACTCTCGTGGAATTGCTGAAAGGACAGGAGGCTGCGACCGATTTCGGTAAGGAGATCATTCCCTACGCAATCAATGCAGCGCTGAAGGTAATGAGCTATCAATATACCGGCTACTGGACGGATATCGGAAATATCTGCTCATTCTGGGAAGCAAACCTGGCACTGACAGATGAAATTCCCCAGTTCAATTTATTCGATGAACACCAAACCATCTACTCCCGTGCACGTATGCTGCCTCCGGCAAAGATGAGCGGGTCTTTTAATAAGACCATCATTGCCGACGGTACGATTATCAGTGATAGCACACTGGAACGCTGCGTAGTAGGGATCCGTGCCCGTATCGGGAAGGGGTCTGTGATTACAAACAGCTATATTATGGGGAGCGATTTCTACCAGACCCTGGAAGACCTGGCAAGAGCGAAAGCAAAAGGCCATCCGCCAATGGGGATTGGAGATAATTGTGTGATCAATAAAGCGATAATAGATAAGAATGTGAGTATTGGAAATAATGTGAAGATAAATGTGGGGGAGGTGTTGCCCAATGGGGAGTATGAGCAGTATACCGTGAAGGATGGAATTGTGGTAATTAAGAACGGGATGGTCATCCCGGATGGCTTTGTTATTTAA
- a CDS encoding glycogen synthase has protein sequence MEILHVSAECYPVAKVGGLADVVGALPKYQHDLGCVAKVVMPAYKTRFFENNEFELVHQGGTWVGFNWYHVNVFREKNNVLGFDLYLLDIPGLLDQEGVYGHWNDMERFLAFQIGVLDWLNEWQHHPDVVHCHDHHTGFIPFMMTHAYKYERLRTIATVLTIHNAQYQGQFGWEQLYRLPGFDLWKAGLVGWENAVNPLAAAIKCAWRVTTVSPGYLEEMYNGANGLESLLRSERRKCKGILNGIDNKVWDPATDPMLPVHYDETSFVQGKKEIKRQLCEEFGFDPELPLFSFIGRLVGEKGADLLPDIIGRSLYEQQKQLNFLVLGSGESQTEWRLHQTKAGTAPNFNVQFGYNEGLSHRIYAGSDFLLMPSRVEPCGLNQLYALRYGTVPIVRSVGGLKDTVKDFGETGGFGIRFIQAEAWDACQAIARAVELYNDRQALQEIQEYIMQIDHSWDSAAAEYVKLYESIVIRP, from the coding sequence ATGGAAATTTTACACGTTAGCGCAGAATGTTATCCGGTAGCGAAAGTAGGAGGATTAGCCGATGTAGTGGGTGCGCTGCCTAAATATCAGCACGATCTGGGTTGTGTAGCCAAGGTAGTGATGCCCGCCTATAAGACCCGCTTTTTTGAGAACAACGAATTTGAACTCGTGCACCAGGGAGGTACCTGGGTGGGTTTCAACTGGTATCATGTCAACGTATTCCGCGAGAAGAACAATGTGTTGGGCTTTGACCTTTACCTGTTGGATATTCCGGGATTGCTGGACCAGGAGGGCGTGTACGGGCACTGGAATGATATGGAACGTTTCCTGGCATTTCAGATAGGCGTATTAGACTGGCTCAATGAATGGCAGCATCATCCTGATGTGGTGCATTGCCACGATCATCATACCGGGTTTATTCCTTTTATGATGACGCATGCTTATAAGTATGAAAGGCTGCGTACCATTGCCACGGTATTGACCATTCATAATGCGCAATACCAGGGGCAGTTTGGCTGGGAGCAGCTGTACCGCTTACCGGGTTTTGACCTCTGGAAGGCAGGGCTGGTTGGCTGGGAGAATGCAGTGAACCCCCTGGCAGCAGCGATCAAGTGTGCCTGGAGAGTGACTACCGTATCTCCCGGATACCTGGAAGAAATGTACAATGGTGCGAACGGACTGGAAAGTCTGCTCCGCAGCGAACGCCGGAAGTGCAAGGGTATCCTGAACGGTATAGACAACAAGGTATGGGATCCTGCAACAGACCCGATGTTACCTGTTCATTATGATGAAACTTCCTTTGTACAAGGGAAAAAAGAAATAAAGCGCCAGTTGTGCGAAGAGTTTGGCTTTGACCCCGAATTACCATTGTTCTCCTTCATTGGCCGTTTAGTAGGCGAGAAAGGAGCTGATCTCCTACCAGATATTATTGGCCGTTCACTGTACGAACAGCAAAAACAACTTAACTTCCTTGTACTGGGTAGCGGAGAATCTCAGACAGAATGGCGATTGCACCAGACAAAGGCCGGCACTGCGCCTAACTTCAATGTGCAGTTTGGATATAACGAGGGCTTGTCTCACCGCATTTACGCAGGGAGTGATTTCCTCCTGATGCCGAGCAGGGTAGAGCCTTGTGGCCTGAACCAGTTATACGCGCTGCGTTATGGTACGGTGCCCATTGTACGTAGTGTGGGTGGATTGAAAGATACAGTGAAGGACTTTGGAGAAACCGGTGGTTTCGGTATCCGCTTTATACAGGCTGAAGCCTGGGATGCCTGCCAGGCCATAGCCCGTGCTGTGGAACTGTACAATGATAGACAGGCATTACAGGAGATCCAGGAATATATCATGCAGATCGATCACTCCTGGGATAGCGCCGCCGCTGAGTATGTAAAATTATACGAATCAATAGTTATCAGACCTTAA